ccaggaccaatttctgagcgtagagtctggaggaagccctgaacgtcgccggatgtgacccaaaaaccaaaaaaaaaaaaaaaaaaaaaaaggtgaaaatcaGGGTCTCGagtgatagtccagcaggtatggtgtttgccttgtgcatagctgatctgggtttaattcttggcatcccatatgattctatgagcactgccaggagtaatttctgagggaagacccaggagtaactcctgaggataactgggtgtggaccaaacctCCAACAACCCCATAAAATGAAGACCAGAGTTAAGAAATATTAGAAGTTGGGgccgaaacaatagcacagcagtgaggcatttgccttacacacaagaTAGATCCTGTTTAgatccatggcatcctatatggtcccctgagcctgccaggaacaatttttgagcacagatccagtagtaacctctgagcactgctaggtgtggccaaaaaacaaacaaaaagaaatcagaagtaggggctggggccagagagatagcggggcatttgccttgtacacagctgatccaggacagacagtggtttgaatcccggcatcccatatggtcccctatacctgccaggagtgatttctgagcacagagccaggaattacctctgagcactgctgggtgtgacaaaaaaacaaacaaaaacaaaacaatacaacaacaacaacaaagaagtaggggctggagaattAGTAGAgcttggggcagagagatagcacagaggtagggtgtttgccttgcatgcaaaaggacagtggttcgaatcccggcatcccatatggtcccctgagcctgccaggagcgatttctgagagtaacccctgagcgtcacctggtgtgacccaaaaaccaacccccccataaaaagaaagaaaattgtatatGGCTAACCAGGGTTAACCCCCAGccttcatatggttcccagcactgccagaagtgaaccaggagtaagccctgagcacccctatgtgtggcccccaaacattaAAAACTATTCATAGATGACTTTGGGAGAGAAAATTTGAGGGCTGATGGgggaagttttttctttctttttaggtcATATTTGCGGTGTATGTAtgtgctcaggggattgaacctggtgagCAGACACAAGGCAATCACCCATTGTACTTTCTCTGGCCCTCGTGGAAAGCTCTAATTCAAAGTGATACACATCCCCAGTAGCCTGAGCATGCACAAGTGCATGTGGGAAGAAGGCCAGGGTGGCACATAGGCTGCTGACAGGACACTGCTTTACTCCATTCTGATGACTTTTCTAGACCCAGGGAGTTCTCCATGACATGCTCTCTCCTTTCTGATAGAGCTGAGCTGCTCAGCTCAGTAGTGGCCTCCTGAGGGTTCTTTGGGCCAGAGGAAAGTGCCTGGTGTAAGCTCTGAAGGACAAGCTCCTTTAATGCCAGGAGATGGAGTATTGTACTAACCTTGGGGGCCAGAACCTGGGGCTCCATCCCCTCAAAACGGTTTGCTTCCTCCCTTCTATTTTGCACTTATCTCCCCTGAGGCTTCTCCCCAGCTAGTTGGGCCTCAATCTCCTGACACCCTGCAGCCCTCCAAATTTTCCTCACAGTTTATCCAGTACCCCTCTCGATTCCTGGCCTGTCTGTCCCCAGGGTCAGGCATCTCTCTGTCTGCTTCTCTCTGATCCAGTTCCTGCTTGCTAGTGTGGGCTGATCATCCTACATATCCTCTTTCTTGGGGTCTTGTCCCTAGAACTACAATGATGCTTTTTTGTGTGGTAGCAGAAGGCCATGGTGGGGGCCTTGGGGCAGGAATGCGAAGGACAGCTCTTGAGGTTGGGGCAGCCCCCCACCCCCTGGTTCTACCTCGAACACCCAAACCATTTTTCTGAACTAGCAGTAGCCTCTTTGGGGAGTCAAAACTTcaggttggggcccggagagatagcacagtggcgtttgccttgcaagcagccaatccaggaccaaaggtggttggttcaaatcccgatgtcccatatggtccccccgtgcctgccaggagctatttctgagcagacagccaggagtaacccttgagcacagccgggtgtgacccaaaaaccaaaacaaaaaaacaaaaaaacaaaaacttcaggtTGGCCTTCTGACGCTGCCACCCTCCCTCCCACATGGGGTGCTGTTTTACCCCAAGACCCTTCCCAGCGGTAGCAAAAGGAAGTGGCATAGGAACGTGCACCAGGCAGTGAGGGGTCAGAGTAACGGTTTATTGGCTCACTGGTACCAAAGTGCCCATGGGTATGGCACCTTCTGACTCCccgccccttttctttttcacaaaTTCATCCTGACTCACACCAGAGCTGCGGCAGAAGCTGGGGCAGGGTGTGTCTGGCAGGAGTAGGGTCTTGGATCTGCTCCTGAGGCCCAGTGGGTTTGGCACAGGCAGGGGTGCAGGTGGGGAGGAGCTGGCTCCTGGGGGGGCCTCTATAGTGGCCTGAGGTGGGGAGAACCCAGCTCTGGGGAGAGCAGGAAGGTTGAGGGAAGGGGGGGGCTGAGGGCCGGGGAGGTGATAGGGGCTGTAAGGAAGAGCAATGGGCAAGGGGGTGCCAGCCAGCACACTGCTGTGACTGAGGATGGGCAGTCCCTGCTGGAGGGAAAAGCCTCCAGCCCCCCTGACCCCTAAGACTGAGACACATATGCTCACATGTGGCACCTCTGGAACCTGTGTCTTCTCAGGGGATCACGGCACACAGCCCACTGTCATGTATGGGAGCACCTGCCAAGCCCTGGGCTCCTCTCGGCTGTGGCCTGCAGCTCTGGCCCAGCTCCCTGAGGCCTCTGCGTGAGCCCTGGGCCATGGGGCTCTGACGGTCCCCCGCCTACAATGGGGGTATGCGAGGACCTCTGGGGGTGGCCATGATCTTCAGCAAGGCACTGGGTGGGTGGGGACGAGGCCAGAGTGGGAGAACAGCAGCTCAGGCTCCGAGGAGTCCCCTCAGGCCCCTCCTGCAGCCTTGACCCTCAACCCCCACAGCTGGGCTCCCCCTTTTCCCAAGTCCTTCCAGAGCAGCAGCCACAGGGTAGGATGGAGGCAGCCCTGTGAGGGCCCTGGGGAGAGCAGGGCTCTGGGCAGAGTGTGGAGCAAGGGCCTGGGCCCTCTGGAGCATCCTCTTGGCCCTGCAGTTTTGAGGGACTCATGCTGAGTCCCCACCTCCGGAGGTCTTCTTCTTGGGCCGGGCTTTCAGGGTTTTAGAAGCCTGTGGCtgcaggaaaggagggagggaggcatcaGTGGTGTGGCCCAGACCCCACCCATGCCTTCCTCCCCAACCCTGTGCCTGGTCCTACCCATCTCACCTCAGCTTTGGGTACTTTCTTGACAGCTTTGACCTTCTTAGGGGCCTTGTCTCCTTGGTCCTCCTCAGAGGCCTCTGTGCGAGGGTCGGCAGAGCCTGCGCTGGTCCTCATGCTCAGGAGGGAGCTGTCTCCTGATGGGCAGGGGTGGGGGCTTCAGGCATCACTCCCTCGGGGCCACCCTGACCTTGTGCCCCTGCCACTGGGAAGACAAGCTGTACCTCGGTCCTCAATGGGATCCAGGAGGCTGCTGGGGTGGAGGTGACCATCGGGGCCCTGCAGGGGCAGTCCATCCTCATCCCGGAGCAGGGTCAGGTCCTGCATGCTGAAGCTTCGGAGCTTCTCAGATAGCACCCCCTGGCCCTGGGGGTGGACCAAAGAGGGCTGGAGCTTGTAGCACATAGGGCAGGTCCCTCCTCCAAACACCCTTGCACTACCCTGATAAGAGGCTCAGGCTCCTCTTGGGTGATGATGGGGCAACTGGAACTCAGAGTGGTTGTCACTTAGCTAGAGAGTGACCAAGAGAGCCAGGGCCACATAGGGGCAGGCCCAGGACTGAGGGGGACTCTGGAACTAGGTTTTGTCTAGCCCTTCATTTTTCGGGGAtaacacttggtggtgttcagtggcAGGCGGTACCCCTGATGACTGCCAAGTTCCCTGTAAGCCAAACACATGCTCAGCCCAGAGCGCCCGTGCCCCCACTttccctggttcagtccccactCACCTTAGTGGCAGCAGTGACAGCAGCATTGGCGGCCAGGTTCAGCCCCCTCTTGCCTACCCGCATCATGGTCTCATAGCTCCTGTCCCGGGCCTGGATGATGTACTCATCAATCTCCTGCAGGGTGAAGGGTAAGGAGGCAGAGTCAGGGTTGGCGCTGTCCCCCTCCCTGGTCCACACCAGGGCCAAGGCACCCCCACCCCTACACCACATTAGATTCTGGGTCCCCACAGTGACAGCAGGAACAGGCAAGGAAAGAAAAGCTCGATGGACAAACCTTTTCCTTGTTGGACAGAGTTGGGTGCACGAACTTGCGGTAGAGCACGCTGGAGCCCTTGGTGTAGGGCGACAGCAGCCAGATCACAAAGGCAATCTTCAGCTCAAAGTAGAAGGGGAACctggggtgcagagccagaagcggGTCAGGAGCTGAACCTCATTCGGTTCCTAGAGCTCCTGCATTGAGCTGTTTAATAgtttaattaattgtttttaattaattattttggtttttgggctacacccatttgatgctcaggggttactcctggctaatcgctcagaaattgcccctggcttggggggaccatatggtaggcgggggggatcaaaccgtggtccttccttggctagcgcttgcaaggcagacaccttacctctagcgccacctcgccagcccctaattGTTTAATTCAAGGAAGACCTCTGTCTACAGAACAACACCAAGGTGAACCCCTAACCTGCCAGACCACGCCTGTCTTTtcttgaatgtgtgtgtgtgtgtgtgtgtgtgtgtgtgtgtgtgtgtgtgtgttcatgctcGTGTGGTACTGGTGTGGAAACTCAGGACCTCATATACATAAACGAGCACAGCTCCACTGAGTCACTACTCCCTGGCCCCTCCTGCGTCCTTGTTCACTTAGAGGTTGTCATCCCAACTTTGTAGAGATGGTCCCTCATGCTCGCTGTTCCTGCTCCCCACATCTCCACAGGCTGACATCTCTTACAAAGCTCAACCTTCTCTCTTGTACTTATGCCAAGAGACACCTGCCCTTGCTGCCCTCAGTATTTCTGGAGTCCAGAGGGGccaactcaggttttactcctggtaaTAGTGGATCAACCAGAATAGATGGTTCAGAGCTCAGGTCCTTAGTGCTGGGGCCTTGGAGACCATCTTGGCAGTGCCTGGGGAGGCATGTGGTGCTCCAATTAGGAtcaggaccttctgcatgcaaggcatatattcTAGTCCACTAAACTATGGCCCAGGAGCCACCCTCATTACTTTTTGAGGGGGCTatacccagagttgctcagggcttactcctggctctgcacttagagatcactcctggcagtatgagggggaccatttgggatattgggaatcaaacccaggtcagctgtgtgcaaggcaagtactaccTGTCCAGCCCTAAGGTAaaccccttcttctttcctagtCTGATCCTCTCAACATCCTCTGCTTTTGCTCAAAATCCATAGGCCCTTATCCCCTCCAAATGTGACCATCTTTCTCCTCTTCATAGGCCTCTCTTCTCAGGCCTCTGCTTGACTGGGTTAAGCTAGGCCTATGCCCAAGAAACATTTGCTtagtcaataaaaactatctggaCCACAcatctagtgttttttttttttttttttttttttttaagtcacactcagccccgctcaggggttactcctggctctacgctcagaaattgctcctggcaagctcaggggactatatgggatgccgggattcaaaccaccatccttcagcgtctaaggcaaatgccctattgctgcactatctctccaccccccccccccacatcaagTGgtactgatgctcagggcttacacctgactctgtgctcagggatcacacctgggatGCTAAGGGGACCAGAAATGGTGCTGAATATGGAATCAGAGTCATCTATGTGCAAATCtatgttagctgtgtgcaaggcaagtgccctacccactatctcCCTGTATTCAATACTATTACTATCCAATACTATTGTCCTGCCCACTGGTTTCCTGTATTCTATGGTGGTATTTTAGATACCACCAGAAAGAAATATGGGGATTATGGGctggagacagtacagtggataaggtgcttgccttgcatgtggccaaccccagtttgattcatGGTACCGCATATGGTTCTGGGAACACCAGtagaagtaaccctgaacatagagccaggaatagttcctgagcactcccaggtgtacCCCAGATGCCATCCCCTATAAAGCATAGGGGCTATGCTGctatttgttttagtttagttgagtttttgggccaccctaatggtgctcagagtctattccaggctcagtgctcaggagcaatCTCTGTAATGCTCATACGTGATACGGGGGGTTTAATCCAGGGTTCTGAACCAGGATTTGAAGCAGGCTGCCACAGTtgtttgtaaggcaagtgcctcatctcctgatttcatttatttgttcatttatttgttgtttttgagggGATCATGTAATGctatggttcaaatccaggcctcTGCATGCATCCTAAGGCCACAGCCAGCGATGACCAGAGACTATTTCTAGATAGGtgctggggccatacccagctgtgctctggagaCTCTAAGTGATACCAGGTACTGAACCCCGTGAACCCTGTCTCCAGCATGAAGACATGTGCACAACCACTGTGATCTCTCTGTGGTCCCCAaggtctctttttattttctttctttaggttttCAGGCCacgcctggaggtgctcaggctcTACaattggggatcactcctagcaggctcaggggaacatacagGGTGCTGGGTATCTAACAGggctcagccacatacaaggccaaGCACCCTTATCAATGTCCTATCACCCCAGCCTCATATGTCTATTATTCTTTGCTGACCAAGCCAGCAAGGGGACATCCCCAAAGAACTGTGGGGGCCATGGCCCGGGTCTGGCCTCCCAGTGCTGCTGGGCCGAAGGAGACTCCTGGGTTTGAGACAGAGGCTTGGCACTGCCTCACTCACCAAGAGAGCACAATGTCTGTGAGGGTCTCGGCCGTGGTGAAGAAAGCAAAGACGATCCAGTACATCATCCATTTCACCTGGGGAGGAAAGCACAGAACTGCAGGGCCTGGCAACCTCTAGGAGCCTCTCTGTCTGCCCAGGTGCTgcagggctgggctggggtgGGCAGGACAGCTTTGACATCCTAGAGGAGGGTGTAGGGGCCTTCTTAGTGCTGACAATATTAGTGCCAGGGCACCCACCAGGCCTAACCCCTAACCTTCCTTCAGGTCCCCCCCAAGCGCTGCCATGTGCGGTGGGAAACTCACATATTCCTTCACGTTTTTGGTCTTCACGGCCTTGTAGGAAGAATAGGCTGGGTAGAGAGTGCCAAAGACGAGCCTAGAGAAACAGGGGGTGCTGAACCCAAGGCCATCAGGGCACAGACTGCTCCCTCCCAGCTGGCATCACTACCAGGGAGTTGGTGGGGGGAGAAGGCAGGCAGGCTCCGGGATGCACAGCACCGGATGGGCTGCCTCCCATCCTAGGCCTCTCTGTCTCTGGACCCAGGGATGGAAAGACTTGAGGGCCTTAGTTCCTGGTGGGGGGCTGTTCACTGAAGGTGAGGCCTTCTCCGGACCCGCAACCCCTCCTACACCGTTGCTCTACCCTCTACCTCTGGGGCTCAGAGCCATGTGAGCAGGGGGTCTGGTTCCCCTAACCCTCAGGGGCACAGGGGCAGGCAGCCCTGGGGGGCAAAGGGGTGCGGTTTCCCTACGCATTCAAGGAGTAGGTTGGGGGTCAAGCGCCTGGCTggacagagtgagagagacagagacagagagaaagaagagatgggGGCCCCTGAAAAATAGCTGCTCTCAAGGCCACATGGAGGAGGCCGGAGGCCCTGCACCCCCTCacggcacaggcaaggcagggcagggcaggaatTGGGGTTGCCTGGGCGCAGGCCTCATGGAGGCAGGTGTCAGTTGGGGGGAGCCTCGGGGAGAGGCCGAGCCTAGGGAGAGACCACCTTGGGGTTCGGGCTCTGATGGCCCGGGCATCCTCTGCTTCCCCGCGGGTCGTGGCGGTGCTGGGGGGCCGGAGGGGGCGCAGGCCCCGTGGGAGGCGGCAGCGATGGATGGACCCACCCTTTTCTCTGGGCCGGTCCCGCACCCGGGGAGGGAGCGACGGGCCCGGTCTGCGGTGGGGGAGGGCGCACAACGACTCCCCCATGAATCACGCCCAGCGGCTCAGCCCTGGAGGGGCTCGGGCTCCGGGGGTGGGTGTCAGGAATCAATGGGGCCGGGACCCCAGGCTGGCCGCGCTCCCTTCCACCATCTGTCTCCCCCACTCCCAGCCTTGGCTTCCAAGCTAGCGATCCAGGGGACCCCGAAAACGCCTGGAGGGGAGTTGGTCCtcccccgcgccccgcgcccgccACTCACACCACCAGGCGGGAGATGATCCAGGACACCATGGCGGGGCCGGGGCGAGGTCGCAGCTGCCGGAGGCCGAGGGCAGCAGCGGGCGCCGCAGTCGCAGCCGCTGCAGCAGCCGCCGCGGGGGCCGCGGAGCGCGAGCCTCGCCGTCCGAGGGGAGGGCCCTGCCGCAGCGGCGGCTCTTAAAGGGGAGGCGGCGGCCAGGGGCGCGCCCCCCGCACCTGCTGGCCCGGGCACGCGCCGCTCTGACCACCCGCAGGCGGTGGGCAGCTGCAGGGTCTCGGGCCCAAAGGTCCACCCGGACGTCCCAGCCCTCCGCCCTGCCCAGCGCAGGCTGATGAGGCAGAAGCTCCAGGACCTAGCAGCTGGGTGCTAGGTATCAGGCCAGGCAGGAAGACTGGTGCGGAGGACCCTTGGACGGTTAGGAATCGGGACACGGAGGGGAGAGCGAGGATTCAACAGTCCTGCAGCTAAGGTCTGCATCCAAGCCGGCAAGCCCGCCTCAAATAGGCAACGTCACCCAGCGGCTGTCAACTCGACCCATGCTCAGCACTGACAGGCCTGCCAAGGACCCAGAACTGCTGAAGTCAAAGTTTAGCTGTGCCAAGCCCTCCCTGCCCCCTAACTTGGGCTCTCAAGGGAGACCTCTCTGCATTAGGCAGGTGAGTCAGACCTTCTCCCCAGGTCTGGGGATGGCTGGAGATGGATTGAGGGGCCCCACTGCGGCCCGCAGCCAGCACTGGCTGGCAGCGGATGCCCCAATTCTGGAGATATTTATATCCAGAATGTAGGTTAGCGCACCTCTGGATTTTCAGCAAAGCCACAAAGCCCTTACCTCTGCGCGCTCCCTTGCCCCCGTGGCCTTCCTTTTTGGTCCCACTTCAAAGCGGCCGCAACCTTCTGCCCTGTGTCCAGGTCAGATCCTTCTGGAGATCACAGCTTCAGGCTGTGCCCACACAAGCTCAGAGGATGGACATGGCCCAGGGGTATGTGTGTGGGTCTGTGCGTGTCTGCATGCACGTGTGGTCTATTCAGACTTGGTATCCTTGAATTGTACGacagtctatttcttttttttttttttttttgtttttttttttttttttttttgttttttttttttttttttttttgggccacacccggtgacgctcaggggttactcctggctatgcgctcagaagtcgctcctggcttgggggaccatatgggatgccgggggatcgaaccgcggtccttccaaggctagtgcaggtaaggcaggcaccttacctccagcgccaccgcccggccccacgacAGTCTATTTCTACCTTGATAATTGGATTTCCAGGCTCAAAGGTTTTGAAAGCTGTTTTCAAACAAGCGCCAGAGAAGCAGCCTCTAAGGACCCCTCTTGTTATTTTTTACTACTTCCTCTCCAAAAGGCCTTTAGTGAGAACCACACCCAACTGCTCAAGGCTGtgagctcagaatcactcctggcagtgctcaagggaccatatgggatgttggggatcaaacccaagttggttgcatacaaggcacagGTCTTTTCTCAGGGCCCTctaaatagtctttttttcctttttctttctttttttttgtggtttttgggtcacacccggtagtgctcagggggttattcctggctgtctgctcagaaattgctcctagcaggcacgggggaccatatgggacaccgtaattcaaaccgatgacctcctgcatgaaaggcaaacaccttacctccatgctatctctccggccccagtcttttTTTCTAATTGCAATGCAGTCTgtcattatttactttttgttaccTGATAAACATAAATCGCATTTGGGCGTTCTCCAGGAAGAGGTGGGTCTAGGGCTCTTGCTTATATTAGTAAATGGGCAACCAGGCTTCCATGTTGAGGGAGGGACaggacgccccccccccccactcctttAGTGTCCATTTGGGGCCATTCTTCCCACCTGTCCCTCTCCTGAGATTAGATACCATGGGGACAACCCACTAATCCTCTCCTGTGCCACTCATGCTGCCTCGCTTACCCAAGATACAAACCGCAGTAACCTCATGATGACATTTCTTTCCTACCAGTAGGAGTCCAGGAAGCAGAGACCATCGGAAGCAGCAGTGAAACGATAATGAAGATCTGAAAAGGTTCCATCCATCCCCCTCCACTTCCCCTTCTCCCAATCCGGGCCTCACTTTTTCAAGGGCCGGCACAGGAAGCATTTAGTACACGCCAAACAaatttgttagatttttaataagAACATGGAAATCCCAATCAGCCcttcaacaaaattaaaatacagaaagTGAAATTAAAAGTATTCTACAGTAAatgacttttattaaaaaaaaaaagtaattgtgaACATATAAACAAGCCTGCAGGGCACTACAGTACAGCTGGAAAGAAGATACATTTCCCAATGTACCTATGGGCCAATAAACTCcatcattttcaaataaattcttaataaaacTCCACTGAGTCGGAAAGTTTTGTTGAAAATATTCTggacaaaaccccaaaaaacaaaagcctcaTATATAGGAAATCAAACTTTCCTTCGCATTTGGAACTGTTGAGAGGAGTCCCAAGGGAACGCTGGTACGAGGTGAAACAGTTCCTAGAGttaccagtgtgtgtgtgtgtgtatttgtgtgtgtgtgtctgtgtgcatatCATGACAGAATATTTTTCTCAGATGGTTGTTCCCTCAGATCGGACTGAGatggaagggggaaaaaaactaaaaattctaGAAAGCCAATTGTTTAAAATTCTGCTTTGGCTAATTTTGTGCTATGATGGGCAGCTGACTCCTAAAAATCATATGTATTCAAAGAATTTTATTGAAAGGAAGACTAAATGTAATGTGCCTCTCCTCATAATCCAGGAAAACAATTGTGGTATTTCAAAGATTCTAAAAATATCTACTTTCATGAAATAGTAATTATTTCACTacaaacctattttttttttccactaaatACACACGTTTCCTAATCCTGGAGCCTTCTGGAAAAGCAGTGGGTTCTCCCTGGGTCTGCAAGACTCCAGTGTGGAGGGGAGAGTTGGTGGGGAATGGCTTCACTGTCTCCCAGACGGGCTGGGTCAGAGGTCACGCAGAGACGGTCAGGCTTCCCAGGTCAGTTTTGGCCAGAGCCCTGACCTGTGCCAATGATGTGATCCCCGCCCCCAAACACATTCCCACTCTTCTAGGCACgagcaaaaaaacccaaaaaaacaaaaggaagttgTGCCCATGTTCCTGGTTTCCATGAAGCTCAAACCATGAGAATGTGCAGAAAAGCCCAGTGACATCCAGGCAATTCAGTCCCAAAAGGCCACAGGATGGGAATGTGACACCCTCGGCTTGCAgtctgaaagtgtgtgtgtgtgaacagtgCGACTTTCCTGTGTCAACCATCAGGGTTGAGGCAGCGTAGGAGGAGTGGCTGGAGAGTTTGTAATACTGACCACACTGGCTCCGAGTGAGGGCCTCTGCTCCAGCAGAGAACCCGCCGTTCCCTGTAAGTGTTGCGTGAAAGACCTGTTTCACAGGACAGTTTGGACGCTCTCCACACCTAAGACCTTGCCAGTTTGGATTCATGAGCTTTGAGGGTGCCAACAGCATCTTTCACTGCGTGATAAATGATGTTCTTCACCTGGAGAGAGCAATCAGTACAGTGAGGTCACTGCAACAGCCCTGGGCTTTGTTCTGCATATGACAATGTATGTCCACTATGGTTCCACTTAGTGAGGAGACCCCTTAGCCAAGGACACGTGCTTCCCAAATCAACCTCAACGTGACAGACGTGTGTCACAAAGGACACAGGTTTCTATTCAAACCATCGTCTCTGAGCTTATTATGTGTTGGCACCACGTGAAGCTCTTTCTATgaactttgatttcatctttaccATAATTCTCCACGGTAGATTCAATTACTACCCCATTTAACAAATTAGAAATGCAGgtgcaggggccggcgaggtggcgctagaggtaaggtgtctgccttgcaagcactagccaaggaaaatTTTGCTTCTCTATACTTTCTTGTTAAGTTACTAACTATATCAAGTGTATTAAGAATGaaattctggggcccggagagatagcacagtggcgtttgccttgcaagcagccaatccaggaccaaaggtggctggttcgaatcccaaaggtggttggttcaaatcccggtgtcccatatggtcccccgtgcctgccagcagctatctgagcagacagccaggagtaacccctgagcactgccgggtgtggcccaaaaaaccaaaaaaaaaaaaaaaaaaaaaaaaaaaaaaaaagaatgaaattctggggctggagagatagcatggaggtaaggcgtttgcctttcatgaagaaggatggtggttcaaatcctggcgtcccatatggtcccctgtgcctgccagaggtgatttctgagacaggagtaacccctgagcactgctgggtatgacccaaaaaacaaaaacaaaaacaaaaaaagaatgaaattctgcggccggagtgatagtatagtgggtaaggcatttgtttgtcttgtacatcattaacccggatttgatccctgacatcccctatgCTCCCTTAGCTCCGCCAGGtataattccttaaaaaaaaaaaaaaaaaaaaaaactggggccggggtggtggcactagaggtaaggtgtctgccttgccagcgctagcctaggacggaccacggttcgatcccccggcgtcccatatggtcccccaagccaggagtgacttctgagtgcatagccagaagtaacccctgagcatcaccgggtgtgacccaaccccccccccccaaaataaacattaCATTGTAAAgacaactcattttttttttggtttttgggtcacacctggcagcgatcagaggttactccaggccc
This window of the Suncus etruscus isolate mSunEtr1 chromosome 14, mSunEtr1.pri.cur, whole genome shotgun sequence genome carries:
- the REEP2 gene encoding receptor expression-enhancing protein 2, which translates into the protein MVSWIISRLVVLVFGTLYPAYSSYKAVKTKNVKEYVKWMMYWIVFAFFTTAETLTDIVLSWFPFYFELKIAFVIWLLSPYTKGSSVLYRKFVHPTLSNKEKEIDEYIIQARDRSYETMMRVGKRGLNLAANAAVTAATKGQGVLSEKLRSFSMQDLTLLRDEDGLPLQGPDGHLHPSSLLDPIEDRGDSSLLSMRTSAGSADPRTEASEEDQGDKAPKKVKAVKKVPKAEPQASKTLKARPKKKTSGGGDSA